Proteins co-encoded in one Hyla sarda isolate aHylSar1 chromosome 4, aHylSar1.hap1, whole genome shotgun sequence genomic window:
- the LOC130366824 gene encoding interleukin-1 beta-like — MAAVPELCDQLMEYSENDELFYTNDVPDKIKVNKCSHCYENRVTIKKLEIRKPEKSVHLFKKVKVLVTVVKKRGFNNQCFFKDDDLLTLVPVKENIAFRQEEIQEAPKTRFLYNLTTEHAIRDTKMRSLKLEGNNFIVVTFLEGENAQLEVKIIVNTYLEQNLENNKRPVSLGIVGQKLYLSCTAEGIADQVPTLTEVDNIKEKKTDSDLLPFIFYSRQDGSHCSFESAAFPGYYLSASQDEGEKLQLRQTSDVLVREFRLTPQLN, encoded by the exons ATGGCAGCAGTTCCAGAATTATGTGACCAGCTGATGGAATACAG tgAAAATGATGAATTATTTTACACCAATGATGTCCCTGACAAAATAAAG GTCAATAAGTGTTCACACTGTTATGAAAACCGGGTAACTATAAAAAAGCTGGAGATAAGAAAGCCCGAAAAATCAGTGCACTTATTCAAGAAGGTGAAAGTGCTTGTTACAGTTGTGAAAAAGAGAGGATTTAACAACCAGTGCTTTTTCAAAGATGATGACCTACTGACTCTAGTCCCGGTTAAAG AAAACATTGCCTTCAGGCAAGAAGAGATTCAAGAAGCACCTAAGACTAGGTTCCTCTACAATCTGACAACAGAGCATGCTATACGAGACACAAAAATGAGGTCCTTGAAACTGGAAGGCAACAATTTTATTGTGGttacatttttagaaggggagaatGCTCAACTGGAAG TAAAAATAATTGTAAACACTTATCTTGAACAAAATCTTGAAAACAACAAACGTCCCGTCTCATTGGGTATCGTAGGCCAAAAACTTTATTTATCCTGCACTGCAGAAGGGATCGCAGATCAGGTGCCCACTCTCACA GAAGTTGACaacataaaagaaaagaaaacagataGTGACTTGTTACCTTTCATCTTCTACTCCAGACAAGATGGCAGTCACTGCTCTTTTGAGTCTGCGGCCTTCCCTGGATATTATTTAAGCGCATCTCAAGACGAGGGGGAGAAACTGCAATTGAGGCAAACAAGTGACGTCTTAGTGAGAGAGTTCAGACTGACTCCACAGTTAAACTGA